From a region of the Triticum aestivum cultivar Chinese Spring chromosome 7D, IWGSC CS RefSeq v2.1, whole genome shotgun sequence genome:
- the LOC123169245 gene encoding peroxidase 1 has product MAVRFLLLPLALLALAASSAAVANLEIGFYSKTCPDAEKIVREEMIKIIAAAPSLAGPLLRLHFHDCFVRGCDASVLLESTEGNVAEKDAKPNKSLRGFGSVERVKAKLEAACPGIVSCADVLTLMSRDAVVLAKGPFWPVALGRRDGRVSSATEASNELPPASGDVPLLAKIFASKGLDLKDLVVLSGAHTLGTAHCPSFADRLYNSTGAGENGAYGVVDSSLNSEYADKLRLKCKSVDDRTMLSEMDPGSFKTFDTSYYRHVAKRRGLFRSDSALLFDDTTRDYVQRIATGKFDGEFFKDFSASMIKMGDVGVLTGAEGEIRKKCYAPN; this is encoded by the exons ATGGCGGTCAGGTTTTTGCTGCTCCCTCTGGCCCTGCTGGCTCTCGCAGCTAGCTCGGCAGCGGTGGCTAACCTAGAGATCGGCTTCTACAGCAAGACATGCCCAGACGCCGAGAAGATCGTCCGCGAGGAAATGATCAAGATcatcgccgccgcgcccagcctCGCTGGTCCGCTCCTCCGGCTCCATTTCCACGACTGTTTCGTCAGG GGTTGTGACGCATCTGTCCTCCTCGAATCCACCGAAGGCAACGTGGCGGAGAAGGACGCCAAGCCGAACAAGAGCCTGCGAGGGTTCGGCTCCGTGGAGCGGGTGAAGGCCAAGCTCGAGGCCGCGTGCCCGGGCATCGTCTCCTGCGCTGACGTGCTCACCCTCATGTCCCGCGACGCCGTCGTGCTGGCCAAGGGCCCCTTCTGGCCAGTGGCGTTGGGAAGGAGAGACGGAAGGGTGTCCAGTGCCACGGAGGCCAGTAACGAGCTGCCCCCGGCCTCCGGCGACGTCCCTCTGCTCGCCAAGATCTTTGCCTCCAAGGGCCTCGACCTCAAGGACCTCGTCGTGCTCTCCGGCGCCCACACGCTCGGCACGGCGCACTGCCCGTCTTTCGCTGACCGGCTCTACAACAGCACCGGCGCCGGCGAGAACGGTGCCTATGGCGTCGTCGACTCGTCTCTGAACAGCGAGTACGCCGACAAGCTAAGGCTCAAGTGCAAGAGCGTTGATGACCGTACTATGCTGTCGGAGATGGACCCCGGGAGCTTCAAGACCTTCGACACCAGCTACTACCGCCACGTCGCCAAGCGGAGGGGCCTCTTCCGCTCCGACTCCGCGCTCCTCTTCGACGACACCACCAGGGACTACGTCCAGCGCATCGCCACCGGCAAGTTCGACGGCGAGTTCTTCAAGGACTTCAGCGCGTCCATGATCAAGATGGGCGACGTCGGCGTGCTCACCGGGGCCGAGGGAGAGATCAGGAAGAAGTGCTACGCCCCAAATTAG
- the LOC123164360 gene encoding xyloglucan endotransglucosylase/hydrolase protein 3-like: MDKRSGAGFCSKSTYGSGFFRMRMKLMSVPPQSSDRDEVDFEFLGNVDGQPITLQTNVFVNGHGNREQRLKLWFDPAAETSTSTRYSGTLTSSCTIFVDDVPIRVLRNLTGRVPEYEFPAKRMGIWASLWNGSDWATDRGRIKIDWNRAPFTAGYQGFNVDACANTSSTPCHSTDWWWNARRYRRLSARQRAAYENVKKTYMYYDYCADKDRFKNTTMPVECSHTTT, from the exons ATGGACAAGAGGTCCGGCGCCGGGTTCTGCTCCAAGTCGACGTATGGCTCGGGGTTCTTCCGCATGAGGATGAAG CTAATGTCAGTACCACCTCAGAGCAGTGACCGCGACGAGGTGGACTTCGAGTTCCTGGGCAACGTGGACGGCCAGCCCATCACCCTCCAGACCAACGTCTTCGTCAACGGCCACGGCAACAGGGAGCAGAGGCTGAAGCTGTGGTTCGACCCGGCAGCCGAGACTTCCACGAGTACAAGATACTCTGGAACCCTCACCAGCTCGTGTAC GATATTCGTGGACGATGTGCCGATACGGGTGCTGAGGAACCTCACGGGCCGTGTGCCGGAGTACGAGTTCCCGGCGAAGCGGATGGGCATCTGGGCGAGCCTGTGGAACGGCTCCGACTGGGCGACGGACCGCGGCAGGATCAAGATCGACTGGAACCGCGCGCCCTTCACCGCGGGGTACCAGGGCTTCAACGTCGACGCCTGCGCCAACACCAGCTCGACGCCGTGCCACTCGACGGACTGGTGGTGGAACGCCCGCCGGTACAGGAGGCTGTCCGCCCGGCAGCGGGCGGCCTACGAGAACGTCAAGAAGACGTACATGTACTACGACTACTGCGCTGACAAAGATCGGTTCAAGAACACCACGATGCCGGTTGAGTGCAGCCACACTACTACTTAG